The genomic region CTGGGGCGCATCGTCTGGATGTTGTGATTGAGGATGAGGATCTGGCCAAGGCCTTTTTCATTTATGACACGCTGACGCGGCGGGGCTGGGAGGAGCTGATGCGGCGGGTGGGGTGGGCTCCCGCTCAGGCGGTGGATGTTTACTGGCCCAGCGCCTGTGTATTGTGGCACTTTGGGGGCTCCTGTTATCACGGCGGGGCCATCCGGCTTGCCGAGGGGGACGGCACAGATGCGGCGGTCATCCTGCACGAGTTTGCCCACTTTGTGCTCAGCCGGTTCCATGGGGATGGGCCCATTGTCTTTGCCTGCGCCAATTGGCTCGGGCAGCATAGTCCAGAATGGCACACCAATCCCCACTGTGCCTGGAGCGAGGGCTGGGCCTCCTTCCTGGCCGCTGCCCTCCTTCAAATGTCCGAGCACAGGGGATGGCCCCTGGAGGATCCGAATGCGCATCCGCGTTTCCCCCAGGTGGATCCGTGGAGTCAGGCGCAGGACAATGGAGACAATGAGTGGGCGGTGGCGGCGGCCCTGTGGGATCTTTACGATGACGCCCCTGAGCCCTGGGACATCCTCGCCGACGGCCTCAACGGCCCCCGCCAGAACGGCATCTGGGCGATCTCCACGCAGCGCGGCTTCCAGGTGGGCGCGGGGATCTACGAGTTCTGGAGGAGATGGGTGGAACGCCGCCCCGACCGGCCCGGGGAGGCGGCCTGTCCGATGGCCCGTCTGCAGATCTTCCTGGCCGACGATACGGCGGGCCTCATTTCCATCCCCATCCCCCGCGGCCTCTGCCCTCCGGGCCGGGCTGCCACCTTCTTCCAGGACCGGGACGATGGGCGGTGGACGCTCAATGGTCCCATCACCTGGCAGACCTTCACTCCGCCCCCTATCATCACCACTCGTTTCTTCTTCGACCAGCTGGATGACGGTGGCCGGCTTCTCCTGAAGAACGAATATGTTTCGGAGTCCTGGGCGTCCTGGATCGTTCATGGCCCCCGGGATGAGATGGTGGAGAGGGACCTCCCCCGTGGGCTGATCTCCGTCACGGTGGAATACGCCCAGGGGCCGGCGTTTGAATCCAGTCTTTTTGTGGACTGGGAGGGGCCGGGGTGGGGGAAGGAGCCCCTTGGGGGAATTCGCCTGGAGGGGGCGGGGATGACTCCTGCGCCCACGCCGGGAGGGTTTGATGGTCGGATCCAGCCGGGGGGCGCGGGGGGGTGGACGCCGGCTCCACGCCCCACCGGAACGCCCCGTCCGTGAGGGCGACGGGTGGGGTTGGCCGGATTTTCGGGGCGCGGTTTGGTCTGTGGGGGTTCTGGATCCGGCTCCCGCGCGGGCTCGAGCGCGGACCCGTATGCGGGCGGTCCATCGAACTGGCCCGGGGCCGGCTTCAAGCCCTCGGCCAGGGCCGCGTCCGATCTCCGCTCAAGGTCAACCATGCGGGCCTTGCTGAATCTGGAAGGCCGGATTATAATAAAAACGGCAGCGGGACGTGGCGCAGCCAGGTTAGCGCACTGCAATGGGGTTGCAGGGGTCGGCGGTTCAAATCCGCCCGTCCCGACACGTCGGGGGTGGCTTCGGCTGCCCCCGACGTTTTTCTCATGACGACGTCGCGGATTCCCTTCCGGAGGCTTCGGGGGCGAGGCGGGTCACCAGGGAAGCTGCCCCTAAAGCCTCCTGAGGGAGCATCGGGAATCCAGAAAGGCTGTTCGATAGCTTCCCCTTATGGATCGAAACCTCCGCAATGAACGAGGGGAAACCGGAAGGATTTCCACGAGGGCTGGTGATTCGCGCGGCCGTTTTGCTAACGCTCCTGGGCGCTGGCCTCCTCGCCTTTCCTTACCTGTGGCCGTTTCTAACGGAGCGGGAGCGCATCGAGTCATGGCTGGCCACCCATCGGGCGGCTGGTGCGATCGCGCTGGTCGTGTTGAACGCGATCCAGGTGGTCATCGCCCCGCTTCCCGGCGCCTTGCTGGGATGGATCAGTGGCTACTGGTTCGGGCCGTGGTGGGGTTCTTTGCTCACATGGCTGGGAGTGAGCCTGGGCAACGGCGTCGCGATGGTGCTGGCTCGTGTCCTGGGCCGCCCCCTTCTGATCGCCTTCCTTCCCCGGGAGCGCCTGGCCCGGATGGAACGCTTAATCCAGCGCTATGGGCTGACCGTGGTGATCGTGGTCTTCCTGCTGCCGTTCACCCCGGATGACCTCCTCGCCTGGGCGATCGGCCTTTCACCCCTTCCTCTGATCCCCGCTTTCGCCGTGAGCACGCTGGCCCGCCTGATCCACGTGTGGATCGCCAACGCCATAGGAGCCTATTTGCGCTCCGGGGAGCTCTTCTGGCTGGCGGTGGCTGCCCTCCTCAGCGTCGGTGCCCTCCTCCTGGCCTGGCGCATCGCCTGGATGGCTCGCTTTTCTCCGCTCGAGATCTATCGAGAGGATGCATCGTAAACACGCAGGGGATGCCTTGCCGGGTTCTATCGTCTCCCATCTGGGGGCTTTCGAAGCGGAGGGCGAGTCATTGATATGCCCCATCGAAGTCCGGAGGTGCCCGTCGAATCCCGAGGTGGGAGGCCATCCCTCACTTTTTCTCCTGGCGTGGCAAAGTCGCACCCAGAAAAGGGGAGCTGCTCAAAGCGGCACACCCCCGCGTTGGGATGGGACTATAATTTCTGTGAAGGATTTTACAATTCGGGAAGGAGTCTCCCATGCGTCCTAAGATCACGATCGTGGGTGCGGGGAACGTGGGCGCCACGACGGCCCACTGGCTGGCCGAGCGGGAGCTCGGCGATATCGTGCTGGTGGATATCCCTCAGACCGAAGGCATGCCGAAGGGAAAGGCCCTGGACCTCATGCAGGCCGGCCCCATCGTCGGCTACAACACCCGCCTCATCGGGACCACGGACTACGAGCCGACGGCGAACTCCGACATCGTGGTCATCACCGCCGGTGTTCCCCGCAAACCCGGGATGAGCCGGGAGGACCTGGTTAACGTCAACGCCAACATCATCCGGGATGTGATCAGCAAAGCGGTCCCTCTCTCCCCGAACGCGATCTACATCGTGGTGACCAACCCGCTGGACACCATGACCTACCTGGCCTATAAGCTCTCCGGCCTCCCCCGGGAGCGGGTGATCGGGCAGGCCGGGATCCTGGACAGCGCCCGCATGCGGACCTTCATCGCCATGGAGCTGGATGTATCCGTGGAGAACGTCCAGGCCATGGTGCTGGGCGGGCATGGGGACGAGATGGTGCCGATGGTGCGCTTCACCACGGTGGCTGGCATCCCCATCTCCATGCTGTTGCCCAAGGAGAAGATCGACGCGATTGTGGACCGTACGCGCAAGGGCGGGGGAGAGATCGTCAGCCTCCTCAAGACGGGGAGCGCCTACTACGCCCCGAGCGCGGCCGTGGCCCAGATGGTGGAGGCCATCCTAAAGGATCAGAAGCTGATCGTCCCCTGTTCGGTTTACCTCCAGGGCGAGTATGGTCTCCACGATATCTGTTTCGGTGTCCCCGTGAAGCTCGGCCGCAAGGGCGTGGAGCAGATCATCGAGCTGCCGCTCAACGACGAGGAGCGGGCCATGCTGGAGCGCTCGGTTCAACTGATCCGCA from Thermoflexus sp. harbors:
- a CDS encoding TVP38/TMEM64 family protein — translated: MIRAAVLLTLLGAGLLAFPYLWPFLTERERIESWLATHRAAGAIALVVLNAIQVVIAPLPGALLGWISGYWFGPWWGSLLTWLGVSLGNGVAMVLARVLGRPLLIAFLPRERLARMERLIQRYGLTVVIVVFLLPFTPDDLLAWAIGLSPLPLIPAFAVSTLARLIHVWIANAIGAYLRSGELFWLAVAALLSVGALLLAWRIAWMARFSPLEIYREDAS
- the mdh gene encoding malate dehydrogenase; translated protein: MRPKITIVGAGNVGATTAHWLAERELGDIVLVDIPQTEGMPKGKALDLMQAGPIVGYNTRLIGTTDYEPTANSDIVVITAGVPRKPGMSREDLVNVNANIIRDVISKAVPLSPNAIYIVVTNPLDTMTYLAYKLSGLPRERVIGQAGILDSARMRTFIAMELDVSVENVQAMVLGGHGDEMVPMVRFTTVAGIPISMLLPKEKIDAIVDRTRKGGGEIVSLLKTGSAYYAPSAAVAQMVEAILKDQKLIVPCSVYLQGEYGLHDICFGVPVKLGRKGVEQIIELPLNDEERAMLERSVQLIRNTMAALQPA